One genomic segment of Acinetobacter oleivorans DR1 includes these proteins:
- a CDS encoding peptidylprolyl isomerase produces MSFPQVELNTNKGRIVLELNAEKAPKTVANFLEYVRDGFYDGVIFHRVIDGFMIQGGGMDENFKEKATRDSIENEADNGLSNDEGTIAMARTQAPHSASAQFFINVKNNSFLNHTSKTAQGWGYAVFGKVVEGLDVVEAIKGVRTGNRGYHADVPLENVVIESAKIISE; encoded by the coding sequence ATGAGTTTTCCTCAAGTCGAATTAAACACCAATAAAGGTCGTATTGTTCTTGAACTGAATGCTGAAAAAGCACCTAAAACAGTAGCAAACTTTTTAGAATATGTACGTGACGGTTTTTATGACGGCGTTATTTTCCACCGCGTCATTGATGGTTTCATGATCCAAGGTGGCGGTATGGATGAAAACTTCAAAGAAAAAGCGACACGCGATTCAATTGAAAACGAAGCTGATAACGGTTTAAGCAATGACGAAGGTACGATTGCAATGGCGCGTACTCAAGCTCCTCACTCAGCATCTGCTCAATTCTTCATCAATGTAAAAAATAACTCTTTCTTGAACCATACTTCTAAAACTGCTCAAGGTTGGGGTTATGCTGTATTTGGTAAAGTTGTTGAAGGTTTAGATGTTGTTGAAGCGATCAAAGGTGTTCGTACTGGCAACCGCGGTTATCACGCTGACGTTCCATTAGAAAATGTAGTAATCGAATCTGCTAAAATTATTTCTGAATAA
- a CDS encoding glutamine amidotransferase — protein MSTTNAFPKTIYAIQHLAFEDLGSLEDVFYQLGFRVRYFEAGVDDLTPAFSHQGLTIILGGPIGVYETDDYPFLKDEIALLKQRLAADKPTLGICLGAQLIAHALGAKVYAGHQKEIGWGPLSLSLRANQVLSGLLNNVHVLHWHGDTFDLPENAVLLASSDVYTNQAFEVGNNILALQFHIETTEEHFEKWLIGHTCELRHANISIPKLREENQQYAQNLEHAAFDVIQKFLKRIGYSG, from the coding sequence ATGAGCACAACAAACGCCTTCCCAAAAACTATTTATGCCATTCAGCATCTTGCTTTCGAAGACTTAGGTTCATTAGAAGATGTCTTTTATCAACTCGGATTTCGCGTCCGTTATTTTGAGGCAGGTGTTGATGATTTAACCCCTGCTTTTTCACATCAAGGTTTAACTATTATTTTAGGCGGTCCAATCGGAGTTTATGAAACTGACGATTATCCATTCTTAAAAGATGAAATCGCTTTACTCAAACAACGTTTAGCAGCTGACAAGCCTACACTTGGTATTTGCCTAGGCGCACAGCTTATTGCTCATGCACTTGGCGCAAAAGTATATGCAGGACATCAAAAAGAAATTGGCTGGGGTCCACTCAGCTTAAGCTTACGCGCTAATCAGGTTTTATCTGGTTTGCTTAACAATGTTCATGTTCTACATTGGCACGGCGACACTTTCGATCTTCCTGAAAATGCGGTGCTATTAGCAAGTTCCGATGTTTATACCAATCAGGCATTTGAAGTCGGTAATAATATTCTTGCCTTGCAGTTTCACATTGAAACGACTGAAGAACATTTTGAAAAATGGCTCATTGGTCATACATGTGAACTTCGTCATGCAAATATTTCAATTCCAAAACTTCGTGAAGAGAATCAGCAATATGCTCAAAATCTCGAACATGCTGCTTTTGATGTTATTCAAAAATTTCTTAAACGAATTGGATATAGTGGTTAA
- a CDS encoding DMT family transporter gives MLLILAAALSSVLVSILLKNLKKKGYQPLQMIAWNYASASLLCFWWFQPDIQHISIEKTPWWLIVALGMILPSIFLCLAKSLEYAGIVKTEVAQRLSVVLSLLAAYFIFNEQFNALKLWGIGLGVFAVLLVLFGQMNTSSNHQSRKAIVALLSVWCGYAAVDILLKYTSSLGLQFTLTLNLIFITSFILSISYLLVQKTQKWQLKSAIAGLVLGVLNFSNIALYVKAHILLKDSPAIVFASMNILVVLLGIASGVILYKEKLKWPTTLGILLGISGVLCLARAMSL, from the coding sequence ATGCTATTAATATTAGCTGCTGCTTTAAGCAGTGTTTTGGTGTCCATCCTATTAAAAAACTTAAAGAAAAAAGGTTACCAGCCGCTACAAATGATTGCATGGAATTATGCGAGTGCAAGTCTTCTTTGCTTTTGGTGGTTTCAGCCAGATATTCAACATATTTCAATAGAAAAGACGCCTTGGTGGTTAATTGTTGCATTAGGAATGATTTTACCTAGTATTTTTCTATGTTTAGCTAAATCATTAGAATATGCAGGAATTGTTAAAACTGAGGTTGCACAACGACTTTCCGTGGTACTTTCTTTACTCGCAGCTTATTTCATTTTTAATGAACAATTTAATGCATTAAAGCTGTGGGGAATAGGTCTAGGAGTTTTTGCAGTCTTACTCGTCTTATTTGGACAAATGAATACTTCTTCGAATCATCAATCTCGAAAAGCAATTGTTGCTTTATTAAGTGTTTGGTGTGGATATGCTGCGGTAGACATTCTCTTAAAATATACGAGTAGTTTAGGTCTTCAATTTACACTGACGTTGAATCTTATTTTTATTACATCTTTTATATTATCAATTTCATATTTATTGGTGCAGAAAACCCAAAAATGGCAGCTTAAAAGTGCTATAGCTGGATTAGTATTAGGTGTGCTTAATTTTTCAAATATTGCTTTATATGTGAAGGCTCATATCCTTTTAAAGGATTCACCTGCAATTGTTTTTGCAAGTATGAATATTCTCGTAGTGTTATTAGGAATTGCAAGTGGCGTTATTTTATATAAAGAAAAATTAAAATGGCCTACCACTTTGGGTATTTTATTAGGGATCAGTGGCGTACTTTGTTTAGCTAGGGCAATGAGTTTATAG
- a CDS encoding pseudouridine synthase has protein sequence MTSPNDFLPPMIDGVSASQVYLPAHTNTQTIYEYLCQHFQHIKTQEWQQRFQDGLIYGANGQKLTLDSLYQSNTHIFYYRFLAYESHVPFEHRILFENDDLLVVDKPHFLTISPTGQYVQETLLVRLKKQTGNEFLTPIHRLDRETAGVVLFCKRVESRGIYQQLFAERQVNKIYHAIAPYKKDLNFPQTLHLHLDKGHPFYTMRVIENAKTNTETYIELIEHNQIWAKYRLTPTTGKQHQLRVHLSHLGIPIKNDPFYPVVQHKAEDDFSEPLQLLAKHISFIDPLTKEGMSFNSEFELTL, from the coding sequence ATGACTAGTCCGAACGATTTTTTGCCACCTATGATTGATGGTGTAAGCGCAAGCCAAGTCTATCTTCCTGCACACACGAATACTCAAACTATTTATGAGTATCTATGCCAACATTTCCAACATATTAAAACGCAAGAGTGGCAACAACGATTTCAAGATGGACTTATTTATGGGGCGAATGGACAAAAACTAACATTAGACAGTCTATATCAAAGTAATACTCATATTTTTTATTATCGCTTTCTTGCATATGAATCACATGTTCCATTTGAACATCGGATTTTATTTGAGAATGATGATTTACTGGTGGTCGATAAACCCCATTTTCTAACGATCAGCCCGACTGGACAATATGTTCAAGAAACGCTTTTAGTCCGACTAAAAAAACAAACAGGCAATGAATTTTTAACTCCTATTCATCGTCTAGACCGTGAAACTGCTGGTGTTGTTCTATTTTGCAAACGGGTTGAGTCGCGTGGTATTTATCAACAATTATTTGCAGAGCGCCAAGTCAATAAAATTTATCACGCTATTGCACCTTATAAAAAAGATTTAAATTTTCCTCAGACACTACATTTGCATTTAGATAAAGGTCATCCTTTTTACACCATGCGGGTTATAGAAAATGCAAAAACAAATACCGAGACCTATATTGAACTCATCGAGCATAACCAGATTTGGGCCAAATATCGCTTAACACCGACAACAGGCAAACAGCACCAACTTCGCGTGCATTTAAGCCATTTGGGAATTCCGATTAAAAATGATCCATTTTATCCAGTAGTTCAACACAAGGCTGAAGATGATTTCTCGGAACCATTACAACTACTAGCTAAGCACATTTCATTTATAGATCCCCTCACAAAAGAGGGAATGTCTTTTAATTCTGAGTTTGAATTGACATTGTAA
- a CDS encoding glutamine--tRNA ligase/YqeY domain fusion protein: MKPNDVVSSLPNNPTPNTHASVDSAQQEQQAGLDFVRQVITEDLAAGRAKQIVTRFPPEPNGYLHIGHVKAICLNFGVAEEFDGLCNLRFDDTNPDAEEQEYVDGIANDVKWLGFNWNGEPRYASGYFDQLYAWAVQLIEQGDAYVDLQSPEEIKLNRGSFVEPGKNSPYRDASVEENLARFEKMRSGEFKEGEAVLRAKIDMASPNVHMRDPILYRVLHSEHHQTGDKWKIYPMYDYAHPLSDAIEGITHSLCTLEFQDHRPFYDWIVEKVKSQAVPHQYESSRLNVDYTITSKRKLRKLVEGGHVNGWDDPRMPTVVGMRRRGFTPEGLREFCKRVGVSKTDGIVDVAMLEFCIRQSLENTAARGMAVLSPLKVTLTNLPEDMDLTHARHPNVDMGDRVIPLTKEIYIDRKDFEEVPPKGFKRLVPDGEVRLRHAYVIKCDEVIKDANGEVIELKCSIDPETLGKNPEGRKVKGVIHWVSATKGIPAEVRIYDRLFTEADPETGDDFLANLNPDSLQVLEAVIEPALAQASPEDRFQFEREGYFVADQQDHSPEKPVFNRILDLKDSFKPEKK; encoded by the coding sequence ATGAAGCCTAATGATGTTGTCTCGAGCCTGCCAAATAACCCGACACCGAATACTCATGCCTCTGTCGATTCTGCGCAGCAAGAACAACAGGCTGGCTTAGATTTCGTTCGCCAAGTCATTACTGAAGACTTGGCTGCTGGGCGTGCAAAGCAGATCGTAACGCGTTTTCCACCAGAACCAAATGGCTATTTACATATTGGTCATGTAAAAGCAATTTGCCTAAACTTTGGTGTGGCTGAAGAATTTGATGGGTTATGTAATTTACGTTTTGACGATACAAACCCTGATGCTGAAGAACAAGAGTATGTTGACGGTATTGCTAATGATGTGAAATGGCTTGGTTTTAACTGGAATGGTGAGCCGCGCTATGCATCGGGTTATTTTGATCAATTATATGCATGGGCTGTTCAACTCATTGAACAAGGCGATGCTTATGTTGATTTACAATCACCAGAAGAAATTAAGTTAAACCGCGGTAGTTTTGTTGAACCGGGTAAAAACTCACCATACCGTGATGCATCTGTTGAAGAGAACCTTGCGCGTTTTGAAAAAATGCGTAGTGGCGAATTTAAAGAGGGTGAAGCTGTTTTACGTGCCAAAATTGATATGGCAAGTCCAAACGTACACATGCGTGATCCAATTTTATACCGTGTATTGCATTCAGAACATCACCAAACAGGTGATAAATGGAAAATCTATCCAATGTATGACTATGCTCATCCATTGTCTGATGCGATCGAGGGGATTACTCATTCACTTTGTACATTAGAGTTCCAAGATCACCGTCCGTTTTATGACTGGATTGTAGAAAAGGTAAAATCTCAAGCAGTTCCACACCAATATGAATCTTCACGCTTAAATGTGGACTACACCATTACATCAAAACGTAAATTACGTAAATTGGTGGAAGGTGGTCATGTGAATGGTTGGGATGACCCGCGTATGCCGACTGTAGTGGGTATGCGTCGTCGCGGTTTCACACCAGAAGGCTTACGTGAGTTTTGTAAGCGTGTAGGCGTGTCAAAAACTGACGGTATTGTAGATGTTGCAATGCTTGAGTTCTGTATTCGTCAATCTTTGGAAAATACAGCTGCGCGTGGAATGGCTGTTTTAAGTCCACTTAAAGTGACTTTAACCAATTTACCAGAAGATATGGATCTTACACATGCTCGCCATCCAAACGTAGATATGGGTGACCGTGTGATTCCTTTAACTAAGGAAATCTATATTGATCGTAAAGACTTTGAAGAAGTACCACCAAAAGGCTTCAAGCGTTTAGTTCCTGATGGTGAAGTGCGTTTACGCCATGCTTATGTCATTAAATGTGATGAAGTTATTAAGGATGCTAATGGTGAAGTCATTGAACTTAAATGTTCAATTGACCCAGAAACCTTAGGTAAAAACCCTGAAGGCCGTAAAGTTAAAGGTGTAATTCACTGGGTATCTGCAACAAAAGGTATTCCTGCTGAAGTACGTATTTATGATCGTTTGTTCACAGAAGCAGATCCTGAAACAGGTGATGATTTCTTGGCAAACTTAAATCCGGATTCATTGCAAGTGTTAGAAGCTGTAATTGAACCTGCTTTGGCACAAGCGAGTCCAGAAGATCGTTTCCAGTTTGAACGCGAAGGTTATTTTGTTGCTGATCAACAGGATCACTCACCTGAAAAACCAGTGTTTAACCGTATTCTCGATTTAAAAGATAGCTTTAAGCCTGAGAAAAAGTAA
- the nfsB gene encoding oxygen-insensitive NAD(P)H nitroreductase, whose translation MDLLNSVKSRYTTKAYDSEKKIPQEKFNKLLEILRFTPSSVNIQPWHFVVADNEAAKERIAKALTGKYAYNAPKVLDSSHTLIFCTRTDISAEYLNQLLEQDDLSGRFKDEKAKLGQKDTRHGYVEFYRNEQKNLFGWMENQTFIALGQLLFAAGLEGIDATPMGGFDEDILNAELGLTEKGLRSSVIVSLGYRNENDFNAKLPKSRLPDEVIFTYL comes from the coding sequence ATGGATCTATTGAATTCTGTTAAAAGTCGCTATACAACAAAAGCGTATGATTCTGAAAAGAAAATTCCTCAAGAAAAGTTTAATAAATTATTAGAAATTTTACGTTTTACCCCTTCTTCAGTAAATATTCAGCCTTGGCATTTCGTAGTTGCAGATAATGAGGCAGCTAAAGAACGAATTGCAAAAGCCTTAACAGGTAAATATGCCTACAACGCTCCAAAAGTACTCGATTCATCACACACACTTATCTTTTGCACAAGAACAGATATTTCAGCTGAATACTTAAATCAATTACTTGAACAAGATGATTTAAGCGGTCGTTTTAAAGATGAAAAAGCAAAGCTCGGCCAAAAAGATACTCGCCATGGCTATGTTGAATTCTATCGAAATGAGCAGAAAAATTTATTTGGGTGGATGGAAAATCAAACATTCATTGCTTTAGGACAACTACTTTTTGCTGCGGGTTTAGAAGGAATTGATGCAACGCCAATGGGCGGCTTTGATGAAGATATTTTAAATGCTGAGCTTGGGTTAACTGAAAAAGGCCTGCGTAGTTCAGTTATTGTTTCTCTAGGTTATCGCAATGAAAATGATTTCAATGCCAAACTTCCTAAATCGCGTCTACCAGATGAAGTTATTTTTACCTATTTATAA
- the mutL gene encoding DNA mismatch repair endonuclease MutL, whose product MTDEKLTQRRIHTLDAALANQIAAGEVIERPSSVVKELLENSIDAGATELIVRIAQGGSTLIEIIDNGHGIHSEDLALAVMRHATSKIKTAEDLHAIVSLGFRGEALASIAAVSRLTLTSSQDESGIGHQVEVNGTAFDHQEVQAVAAQKGTHIRVQDLFFNVPARRKFLKKPTTEFGHIEEIVRRLALTHFDIRFVLEHNDNIRINLPIADSGELRFQRVQQLLGSQFVQNAYWMDAESISMRLSGWLGHPSDARAQADMQYVYVNGRIVKDKTISHALRMAYDGILHGHQHSSYLLFLEVDPENIDVNVHPTKHEIRFLNQREVHEFVRHYAKETLSQFQTASADLAQAMKVDEQSDYSVQPQPKYQEQFSLHRANETLNADSEPQTQHAPTELLTDFNASRPQAVHYADQTPKYNGSAQLNNALKTYLAPLRDQPATFSLNENIEPVTKFDEFPLGIAIAQLHGIYILAQNTEGLIIVDMHAAHERILLQQMKNAWDKPEFWTSQQLLIPKVISISRMQAVRVEELKPQLERLGLEIDLYGDEQVIVRGVPAILQKADFENLIPELLNDLDPNDEAQGLLQKRDELLAGMACHGAVRAHRQLSLSEMNALLRQMEQTEFASQCNHGRPTWRAFPLSQLDKLFARGE is encoded by the coding sequence ATGACTGATGAAAAGCTAACACAACGTCGTATCCATACATTAGACGCAGCGTTAGCCAACCAGATTGCTGCTGGTGAGGTGATTGAGCGTCCTTCATCTGTTGTTAAAGAATTATTAGAAAACTCTATCGATGCCGGTGCAACTGAACTCATCGTGCGAATTGCTCAAGGTGGTTCGACCCTAATAGAAATTATTGATAATGGGCATGGTATTCATTCTGAAGATTTAGCACTAGCTGTTATGCGTCATGCCACAAGTAAAATTAAAACGGCAGAAGATTTACACGCTATTGTAAGTTTAGGATTTCGAGGGGAGGCACTTGCTTCGATTGCTGCTGTTTCAAGATTGACATTGACCAGTAGCCAAGATGAAAGCGGGATCGGCCATCAAGTTGAAGTAAACGGCACAGCATTTGATCATCAAGAAGTACAAGCTGTTGCTGCTCAAAAGGGAACCCATATACGTGTTCAGGACTTATTTTTTAATGTTCCTGCACGCCGTAAATTCCTAAAAAAACCAACCACTGAATTTGGCCATATCGAAGAGATTGTTCGCCGTTTGGCTCTAACACATTTCGATATACGTTTTGTGCTTGAGCATAATGATAATATTAGAATTAATTTACCTATAGCGGATAGCGGCGAGCTGCGTTTTCAGCGAGTACAGCAATTATTAGGTTCGCAATTCGTACAAAATGCATATTGGATGGATGCTGAAAGTATTAGCATGCGTTTATCGGGTTGGCTAGGCCATCCTTCTGATGCACGTGCGCAGGCTGATATGCAATATGTCTATGTAAATGGGCGTATTGTCAAAGATAAAACAATTTCGCATGCTTTACGCATGGCATATGATGGTATTTTACATGGTCATCAACATTCATCTTATCTACTTTTCTTAGAAGTCGATCCTGAAAATATTGATGTCAATGTTCATCCTACAAAACATGAAATTCGCTTTTTAAATCAAAGAGAAGTGCATGAATTTGTAAGGCATTATGCAAAAGAAACTCTATCGCAATTTCAGACAGCGAGTGCTGATTTAGCTCAAGCGATGAAAGTAGATGAACAATCAGATTATTCAGTACAGCCGCAGCCGAAATATCAAGAACAATTTTCATTGCACCGAGCAAATGAAACTTTAAATGCAGATAGTGAGCCACAGACTCAGCACGCACCAACAGAGTTATTAACCGATTTTAATGCTAGTCGTCCGCAAGCTGTTCACTATGCAGATCAAACACCAAAATATAATGGTTCTGCTCAATTAAATAATGCGTTAAAGACATACTTAGCGCCTCTACGTGACCAACCTGCTACTTTTTCATTAAATGAAAATATTGAACCAGTAACTAAATTTGATGAATTTCCTTTAGGTATCGCAATTGCTCAACTTCATGGAATTTATATTCTAGCGCAGAATACCGAAGGGCTTATTATTGTTGATATGCATGCGGCACATGAGCGTATTTTATTACAACAAATGAAAAATGCTTGGGATAAACCTGAATTTTGGACATCTCAGCAGTTACTTATACCTAAAGTCATTTCTATTAGCCGTATGCAGGCTGTTAGGGTAGAGGAGTTAAAACCTCAACTTGAGCGCTTAGGTTTGGAAATTGATTTATATGGCGATGAGCAAGTTATTGTTCGTGGTGTGCCTGCCATATTACAAAAAGCAGATTTTGAAAATCTTATTCCAGAACTTTTAAATGATTTAGATCCAAATGATGAAGCCCAAGGGTTACTTCAAAAAAGAGACGAGTTATTAGCTGGAATGGCATGTCATGGGGCAGTGCGTGCACATCGACAACTCAGCCTTTCTGAAATGAATGCTTTACTTCGTCAAATGGAACAAACTGAATTTGCGAGCCAATGTAACCATGGGCGGCCAACTTGGCGTGCATTTCCATTATCTCAATTAGATAAATTATTTGCTCGAGGAGAGTAG
- a CDS encoding UDP-2,3-diacylglucosamine diphosphatase has translation MTYLFISDLHLSPEHPRLVRGFLDLLVHYQDKNTQLYILGDWFNAWIGDDYSAPWLDEIVEALKNFNQKGNRVYFQVGNRDFALNQVFLNKFNGVLLPDIYSLNISGHQYRLEHGDALCTDDISYQRFKRIIRNPLLVALLRRTPLSFRTKLVNGFRKRSSADKQQKSYEIMDVNEQAVISALEDVDILIHGHTHRPSIHQVQAKQRIVLGDWREDQAYILEIDPSSNTQQLELIVWNY, from the coding sequence GTGACTTATCTGTTTATCTCAGATTTACATTTGTCACCTGAACACCCTCGACTCGTTCGAGGGTTTTTAGATTTATTGGTGCATTACCAAGATAAAAATACTCAACTCTACATCTTAGGCGACTGGTTTAATGCCTGGATTGGAGATGACTATTCAGCACCATGGCTTGATGAAATTGTTGAGGCCTTAAAAAACTTTAATCAAAAAGGGAATCGGGTTTACTTTCAAGTCGGTAATCGTGATTTTGCGCTTAATCAGGTTTTCCTCAATAAATTTAATGGCGTCTTACTCCCTGACATTTATTCCCTCAATATCTCAGGACATCAATATCGTCTAGAACACGGCGATGCATTATGTACAGATGATATTTCTTATCAAAGATTTAAAAGGATTATTCGAAATCCGCTCTTAGTTGCTCTTTTACGCCGAACTCCTCTCAGTTTTCGCACTAAACTAGTGAATGGCTTTCGCAAAAGAAGTTCCGCTGATAAACAGCAAAAAAGCTATGAAATTATGGATGTAAATGAACAAGCTGTTATTTCTGCTTTAGAAGATGTAGATATACTGATTCATGGGCATACTCACCGCCCTTCAATTCATCAGGTACAAGCGAAACAACGAATTGTTCTTGGCGATTGGCGTGAAGATCAGGCTTATATTTTGGAAATTGATCCATCCTCAAATACGCAACAGCTCGAATTGATTGTCTGGAATTATTAA
- the miaA gene encoding tRNA (adenosine(37)-N6)-dimethylallyltransferase MiaA, translated as MSNQLPVINLMGPTASGKTALACELYERGNFELISVDSALVYKDMDIGTAKPTREEQALYPHHLIDIITPLEVYSAAQFVEDACKLIDDMHSRGKTPILVGGTMLYFKALLEGLSGNLPSADAQVRAAIEEKALNEGWQAVYDELVSVDPAAAVKFNVTDKQRIIRALEVYKITGEPITKLQAEQPKNVPYRYIFHNYALLPDRVELHQRIEQRLSKMWDIGFLSEVEALIEKYDLDENLPSMRSVGYRQALEFLLKSDLSLKSKREMEDKALFATRQLAKRQYTWLRSLQEIHDFKTYLTIKQAKEDLRNSYG; from the coding sequence ATGTCAAATCAATTGCCCGTCATCAATTTAATGGGACCAACTGCGAGCGGAAAAACCGCTTTGGCATGTGAATTATACGAGCGGGGAAATTTTGAGCTAATTTCTGTTGATTCTGCACTCGTCTATAAAGATATGGATATCGGCACGGCTAAACCAACGCGTGAAGAGCAAGCGCTCTATCCTCATCATCTGATTGATATTATTACGCCTCTTGAAGTTTATTCAGCTGCTCAGTTTGTTGAGGATGCATGTAAGTTAATTGATGATATGCATTCACGCGGTAAGACTCCTATTTTGGTAGGAGGGACTATGTTGTACTTTAAGGCATTGTTAGAAGGGTTGTCTGGTAATTTGCCGAGTGCTGATGCTCAAGTTCGCGCAGCAATTGAAGAAAAAGCTTTAAATGAAGGGTGGCAGGCCGTTTATGATGAATTGGTTTCTGTAGATCCTGCTGCGGCTGTAAAATTTAATGTGACTGATAAGCAAAGGATTATTCGAGCATTAGAAGTTTATAAGATTACGGGTGAACCAATTACGAAATTGCAGGCAGAACAACCCAAAAACGTACCATATCGATACATATTTCATAATTATGCTTTACTTCCAGATCGGGTAGAATTACATCAACGCATTGAGCAAAGATTAAGCAAAATGTGGGATATCGGTTTTTTGAGTGAAGTTGAAGCTCTAATTGAAAAATACGATTTAGATGAAAATTTACCCTCAATGCGTTCAGTGGGTTATCGACAAGCACTAGAATTTCTATTAAAAAGTGACTTAAGTCTCAAAAGTAAACGTGAAATGGAGGATAAAGCTTTATTTGCAACACGACAACTTGCCAAACGTCAATATACGTGGTTACGTTCTTTGCAAGAAATACACGATTTTAAAACTTACTTGACGATAAAGCAGGCGAAAGAAGACTTGCGAAACTCTTATGGATAA
- the hfq gene encoding RNA chaperone Hfq, protein MSKGQTLQDPFLNSLRKERIPVSIFLVNGIKLQGHIESFDQYVVLLKNTVSQMVYKHAISTVVPARNPRPAGAQGTGFPAQGGTQGGFGGQPTGGFGGGQGGGFGGGQGGGFGGSQGGFGGQGGFGGQGGGFGGQGGFGGQGGFGGQGGFGGHQGGFDNDTKFEDGQEDENNR, encoded by the coding sequence ATGTCTAAAGGTCAAACTTTACAAGATCCGTTCTTAAATTCTCTCCGTAAAGAACGTATCCCTGTTTCTATTTTCCTTGTGAACGGTATTAAATTACAGGGTCATATTGAATCTTTTGACCAATATGTTGTTTTATTAAAAAATACAGTAAGTCAAATGGTTTACAAACACGCTATTTCAACTGTTGTTCCAGCTCGTAACCCACGCCCAGCAGGCGCGCAAGGTACAGGCTTCCCAGCACAAGGTGGCACACAAGGCGGCTTCGGTGGTCAACCTACTGGTGGTTTCGGTGGCGGTCAAGGCGGTGGCTTTGGTGGCGGTCAAGGCGGTGGCTTTGGTGGTAGTCAAGGCGGCTTCGGCGGTCAAGGCGGCTTCGGTGGTCAAGGCGGCGGCTTCGGTGGTCAAGGTGGCTTCGGTGGTCAAGGCGGTTTCGGTGGTCAAGGCGGTTTCGGTGGTCATCAAGGTGGTTTTGACAACGATACTAAATTTGAAGATGGTCAAGAAGACGAAAATAATCGTTAA
- the tsaE gene encoding tRNA (adenosine(37)-N6)-threonylcarbamoyltransferase complex ATPase subunit type 1 TsaE yields MSYSLKLVLNHEEDTERLAQALAQHVQSGVIYLIGDLGAGKTTLTRYFLQALGHKGSVKSPTYTLVEPYKINDKEIFHFDLYRLNDPYELELMGIRDYLDIADALFLFEWPSKGGDEIPEADIIIDIQKSDDELSRLVTLTLPTEHLYQTLQEQLHD; encoded by the coding sequence ATGTCGTATTCATTGAAATTGGTCTTAAATCATGAAGAAGATACTGAGCGTTTAGCTCAAGCTTTGGCGCAGCATGTTCAGTCGGGTGTAATTTATTTAATTGGGGATCTAGGTGCGGGTAAAACCACACTTACGCGCTATTTCTTACAGGCTTTGGGCCACAAAGGCTCTGTTAAAAGTCCAACTTATACACTCGTTGAGCCATATAAAATTAATGATAAAGAAATTTTTCATTTTGACTTATATCGTTTGAATGATCCGTACGAACTTGAATTAATGGGAATCCGTGATTATTTAGATATCGCAGACGCATTATTTTTATTTGAATGGCCATCAAAAGGTGGTGATGAAATTCCAGAGGCCGATATCATTATTGATATTCAAAAGTCAGATGATGAGTTGAGCCGTTTAGTAACCCTAACTTTACCTACAGAACATTTGTATCAGACTTTGCAGGAACAGCTTCATGACTGA